A genomic segment from Lignipirellula cremea encodes:
- a CDS encoding efflux RND transporter periplasmic adaptor subunit codes for MYLPFAALLLSAAVAAPPGDDGIVSSITLERCLVAAIDEIDIPSQRAGVLRKLPHRLGAEVSKDDLLAEIELNDAKRRLAIAQFDLSAAEKEATDATRVTAAEYSAQVSTFEHQQMIEVSQRAEKAVSAIELKKAWLQMKHAELQVKLANRELLIAEHERDKKKAEVELASSDVAERTILAPRNGIIAQVYKDQGEWVQLGEPIVRFVPLERLRVEGFVSENAFTPSDVLGATATITVRFSGQRSVVIENCTISYAASEIEPNGDFRVWAEVDNHQITAAGKKFWVLLPGMTASMTLEINARQLPLPAELRFDQSASPR; via the coding sequence ATGTATCTGCCTTTTGCCGCCCTGTTGCTAAGCGCTGCCGTTGCTGCGCCGCCCGGCGACGACGGCATCGTTTCTTCCATCACGCTGGAGCGATGCCTGGTTGCCGCGATTGATGAAATCGACATTCCCTCGCAGCGGGCCGGCGTACTGCGGAAACTGCCGCATCGCCTGGGCGCGGAAGTCTCCAAAGACGATCTGCTGGCCGAGATTGAACTGAACGACGCAAAGCGGAGGCTGGCGATCGCCCAGTTTGATCTGAGCGCGGCGGAAAAAGAGGCGACCGACGCCACCCGGGTGACGGCCGCGGAATACTCGGCCCAGGTCAGCACGTTTGAGCATCAGCAAATGATCGAAGTCTCCCAGCGAGCCGAAAAGGCCGTGTCGGCGATCGAGCTTAAAAAAGCCTGGCTGCAGATGAAGCACGCCGAGCTGCAGGTAAAACTGGCCAACCGCGAACTGCTGATTGCAGAGCATGAACGGGATAAGAAAAAAGCCGAAGTCGAACTGGCCTCCAGCGACGTGGCCGAACGCACGATTCTCGCCCCGCGGAACGGGATCATTGCGCAGGTGTACAAGGATCAGGGCGAATGGGTCCAGTTGGGCGAGCCGATCGTCCGCTTTGTTCCGCTGGAGCGTTTGCGGGTCGAAGGCTTCGTCAGCGAAAACGCGTTTACCCCCAGCGACGTACTGGGCGCAACAGCCACGATTACCGTGCGGTTCTCTGGACAGCGCTCCGTGGTGATTGAAAACTGCACGATCAGCTATGCCGCTTCCGAGATTGAACCGAACGGCGATTTCCGCGTGTGGGCCGAAGTGGACAATCACCAGATAACGGCCGCGGGGAAAAAGTTCTGGGTCCTGCTGCCGGGCATGACGGCGTCCATGACCCTGGAGATCAACGCCCGCCAGCTTCCCTTGCCGGCCGAATTGCGGTTTGACCAGTCGGCCAGTCCCCGGTAG